The DNA segment aaaatttcagagtttcttttttgtttgtaacaataaaaaattctaataaaatatttagttttttatatgagaaaaaaaattgttgaaaaaaggctgttttttacacGAAAAAACCCAAGTAACGCCTTATGGTTTGAAATGTTTTATACGTACTTTTTATTGGCTTGTGATGATTtcttaaatttgagttttttcgtatttaggGACCCATTGTAGGAGTGCTTTTGGCCATCGTCCCAACTTTTTTTATGACAGTTTGCTTAAATCACATTAATCACTTCAAAAAAATCTCATCTATCTACTTATTGCTTCATTTTCATCAATTATCATATATTCTCTATATCGGTATTCAACATGAATATACAAATACTACATAACTATAAATCACCCTGATACACGTATATGagaataaataaacacttttatatatttataatattattttaagtttgccaGCTTCctataaaaattgcattaaataatTTCGGAATCTACCCTAAGGTTAGGCTTTATCGGGCAAGTTATATAGTATGCATACTATAACACAATTAGCTAATGTTCTCACAATCTGTAAAGGATCTATGTGAAACACTTTCTGATATAGCGTTAAGTTCTTCCAAAGCTCCAATTATCCGTTGATTTAGAAAACACGACGTGCTATTTCGAGTAGTTGCTAGTTTGGACTGTTCCATTTGgcaataattttgcttttacgAGACAAAATAAACTCATTACTTCCAACCATTCCCCCTATTCCAACCATACACAATACTACTAtgtgtatattagggtgcttcaaaaaaaatgttttgaattttgtttttcaactcttaccccctcaaatgttagtgattgataaacaaaaaatcctccctcaagctaggcgctgtagcttaattctaaggggtcgctatttttttttaggtttccatacatttaacattttttcattcaaactaaaatttcaccaactaattatcgtttctcaaaaataaccatcacatatttataaagttggcttttcaaactttaaaaatttccgcGACaaggaggattttttgtttgtcaatcacttgCATTTGaaggggtaagagttgaaaaaaaaaaactcaaaatttttttttttaagcaccctaatgtatatgtaagtagtaAACGAAAGGGAAAGCATATAATCCCGATGAGTTTtcgaatataaataatatctaTATCTCGTTACTTTTCGGATGAAGTTATGTTAACTAAAGGGCTCCTTCAATAAGGTGAAGTCCAAAGTTTTTATCTTGCGCTTGTCAGTTTAAAATGTAGTCTAGTCATCAAATGAGTATATTATATAACCGTTTCTTTCATAAATAGGTTGCGGATCGCGCTCCAGTCGACGTGAACCACGCGCAGCAGAATCAGCAGACTCAGCTCAGGAAGCACAAAAACAAGTGAATCGTACTGCTCGCATAATTTCTGGTGCTCCTACGAAAGATGGTCAATATCCATGGCAAGCATCACTGGAGCTTTTACACCCATCAATGGGTTTTTTAGGCCACTGGTGCGGCGCGGTACTCATTCATCCATATTGGATACTTTCCGCAGCACATTGCATACATAAGTGAGTAAAGtgatattcttatatattttccaGTTTATAATTCACTTTTTTCGACCTTGCTTTACAGCGATCTCTTCAACCTACCCATACCGCTGCTGTGGACCGTCGTACTAGGTGAACACAATCGACTCGAAGAATCCGGTTATGAACAACGAGTTCCTGTCGACAAAATCATACTACATAAACGCTACCATAACTTTCGGCATGATCTCGCGCTCTTAAAGCTCTCTAGTCCGGCTAACCTGGCAAAAACATCCAACATTCGTGTAATCTGTCTGCCGTTCGCATTCAATGAGCAGTCACTATCGGAGATAAGTTTGCCGAGCAGTGACGAGGAGATAGTTGCCGAAGGTGAATCAGAAGATCCTTTGGAACCGGGACTCTCAGGTGTGCCAGATTTAAATGATAATTTCCTACGAAGCGTGCAAAAAGTGCGACGCAATCGGAACGTAACGCTGCCCAGTATGCGTGAACTAATGAACACAAAAATACTTAGTCGTTTGAAGCAGACAGACATGCAACGACAGGGACGCATGCTACATTCGACACGCCGACGAAATGACAAATTGATGAAAGTGCAAGGAAACTATCGAGAATACGAGGGCAGCGCAGATTCGCGTAAGCACTACTGGACGGATGGCGAAGAGCTAGAAGACTACAGAGACCTGCCTTACAGCGATTGTGTGGCGACGGGTTGGGGTAAATCAAATGTCAGCAGTGACCTGACGAATGTGCTGCTGAAGACGCGAGTACCGCTGCACAAAAGCGAAAGGTAAACCTACGTATATTAAGgctctatattttttataaaactgtcTAATTTTTAAACTGTAGATGCAGAGCGGCGTACGGCAGTTTCGTGAAGATCCACCGTGGTCACTTGTGCGCCGGTAAGCTGAACGGCAAAGGCGGTACTTGTGTggtaaattttagaatgaaATTCAAGAAACATTTCTAATACATTACTTTTGATACACTACAGGGTGACTCAGGTGGCCCACTCCAGTGCAGGCTCAGCAAAAGCGGGCCGTGGCTCTTGGCCGGAATAACGTCGTTCGGCTCGGGCTGTGCCATGGAAGGCTTCCCGGATGTCTATGTGCGCATTTCATACTACATGAAATGGATCCAAGACACTATAGCGAAGGAGTAGCCACGAGCAGCATAAGCTTGCTTATGTAcctatgtacttatgtatatacttatatacttatattaaataatataataataataagtatacttatatgtaaatacCAGATATAAGTGTACCATAAGTAAGAGAATGAACATGCGAGActttttcgaaaatgtattatttGTTCGAGTAAACTAACTAAGCAAAACTTAGGGCTAATTAAgtgttaaataatttatagaaatatcgtaaaatacaaaattgtcgcttattttaattaatggtAAAATATAAATAGGTTAACTGTATACTGTTAATTAGTTAGTCCCTGCTATAAATGGAATGCAAAATTTACCAAATAAAAAGGTATAATTCTACgcttaaattttaatatcacaGTTGGGTGTTTTCTGAAGGCCTTTCCTGACTTGGCCCTACACCACCACACTTCGGTGCAGGGGCAGCAGCGTCACATCGTAATCAGGCTTTTTATGATTCACCGCTTTGGATTGTTTCGGCAGCTTCTTCATTTCTACCATCGTCGGTTGCTTTAACAACGGCAAGAAGCCCACATTTGCCTTGAGGCCGGCTTCAGCATTCTTTGCTTGCTCCATGGTTGAGTTGATGGTTTTCCACGCTGTTGGCGCCCAGAAGCAATACAACAAAGCACTGCTCACCAAATACACTCCAATCGCGATGAGCGTTATAACCAGCCCTAACTGTAAGCATGGACAGACACGAAATAGTAGAGTGAGCAACATTTTAACGCCGGGTGTGAGATCTTCAACGCCCTAGAAGCGAAATAGAAGTTAGAGGAAGTCTACTTGCTGCAAGCTCAAGAAATCTTACCATCTCAATCCAAAATATGGGCAACGCCATATTCTTAAACTGCGATACATCTCGATTATATTTGACATTTCCCATCAGTAAGTTTATCTGAAAGCGGGAACGCACTCTCATGGGTATGCCCAGTTGctgcaaaatatataataaacttCTTTATGATATGTCTGACAAGCTAAAGCTAAGctcacaattaattaattattcaatCCCGTTTACCTTCTCGACGTGAatagtataaatttttaatgagggACGCATGAGGTCTAGATAGCAAAAGTATACTAAATAGGCGGCTAAGCGCTACCAACTCCAGGTTACTATCGTCGTTTTAACTGCATGTAACTTGACTTAACTACCTAGTGGTTTAGGAACTAGAATGCAACTACACTTTCGCAGGCTTTGAGTTCTTTACTAAGTTTAATTACATATCTTGGTTGGGGTACGTCTATGAAACAATATCGTCTGACACTGGGGACTAAAAATCCTGTAGTATTTTTGAAGTATCGGTTTCATGATATCGACTACAAGTCATCtcacttcgattttttttaacttagaGTTTGACATTTCCAAAGTAAATCTTACTTTTTGTTGgaaatttaattcttctttgaGAAAACAACCTCCAAAACCATTTCTCTATTCTAGTGATATTAATCTATTAATTAGTTCACACTCACCGGTTGTATGATTATATCTGTACCGTGTCTGTCCTTATCCGGACTCAGTCCTTCTATGTTCTCCAGCAGACTTGGTTCACCGTTGAAAAAGTGAGGAAATGAAACGGCCAACGGTATATCTATTTTACGAATAGTTCTGATTAATTGCAAATTCACAAGATTTATTAAGTGGTTTCTTACTGTAGTAACAAGGCGAAATATTGCCAAGTCCTTTCTTCAAGCAACGCTTGTTCTTGCAATAGCAGGATGTCTCTGAGTCCCCAAGATCGCTATCAAAGGCATTTTCcttcaatttgaatttatagcCCTTAAATCCATTAACGGTTTCAGGGTGTGAGTACTGTATGGGCAGACTGCGGCAGAAAGCTTTGCGATACACGCGAAATGTTTCGCCTTTATGGATGTTGCGCGGGAAGAGCGTGCCGTCATAGGTACCACGTAGTGTGTTGCACGGTGTGTTGCTCGTGCTAAAATCGGGAAACAAATCGTAAACTTCTAAGGCATACTTATTGTGAAAGAAAGAAAATCTTACTTGCGCTCCTCATTATAGTCCCAGTTTTTGAAACCTGTCTTGCCGTTCCAATTGTCGAT comes from the Bactrocera neohumeralis isolate Rockhampton chromosome 2, APGP_CSIRO_Bneo_wtdbg2-racon-allhic-juicebox.fasta_v2, whole genome shotgun sequence genome and includes:
- the LOC126768024 gene encoding uncharacterized protein LOC126768024, with product MFFLPRSLLLCLIIFVPIAATTTRSFNYQQFSAGCGSRSSRREPRAAESADSAQEAQKQVNRTARIISGAPTKDGQYPWQASLELLHPSMGFLGHWCGAVLIHPYWILSAAHCIHNDLFNLPIPLLWTVVLGEHNRLEESGYEQRVPVDKIILHKRYHNFRHDLALLKLSSPANLAKTSNIRVICLPFAFNEQSLSEISLPSSDEEIVAEGESEDPLEPGLSGVPDLNDNFLRSVQKVRRNRNVTLPSMRELMNTKILSRLKQTDMQRQGRMLHSTRRRNDKLMKVQGNYREYEGSADSRKHYWTDGEELEDYRDLPYSDCVATGWGKSNVSSDLTNVLLKTRVPLHKSERCRAAYGSFVKIHRGHLCAGKLNGKGGTCVGDSGGPLQCRLSKSGPWLLAGITSFGSGCAMEGFPDVYVRISYYMKWIQDTIAKE